The genomic segment GTCCagccgagggagaagatgacACCGAAGAGGAAAACGAAGGCGATGGTAGCGTTGGCAGCGTTGGTGTTGGTCTTGTCGTCAACCGCCATCTTGGACGTGCCGGTCATGACGGCGAAGGTGACGGAGCAGAAGAGAATGCTGTAGATCAGGAGGGGCCGGCGACCGATACGGTCCGTCAGGCGGGCGCCGATGATACtgccgaagaggccgaggatgctattgacggcgttgagggCCAGgaccttcttctcttcgtcgATGCCGGCAGTATTCATCATGGTGACGAGGTAGTAGCTCGACAGCGAGTTACCGGAGGCCTGAGGATTTCCCGTTAGTATATTCCGTAGCAGAATGTAACAAATCGCCGAAAAGAAATACCTGTCCCATGATGGCCATGCCCAGGACGCAGATGAGTCTTCTACGGGCTGAGTGGGTGTTCCACAACTCGCGGTAGTCCCACCACCTCTTGTCGCTGGCTTCGCTGGAGATCTGGGCCAGCATCTCCTTCATCTGCAGTTGTACGATGGGGTGGTCAGGGTCGTTCTCCCCGTGCAAGGCCGTcaggatcttggcggcctcctcgtgtctgtcgttggcgacgagccATCGGGGCTTTTTATAACGTATCAGCAGGAATGTCAAGTGGTCGAAAAAGAGGTCGAAACACGTACACTCTCGGGCAGGAAAAAGACAAAGATCACAACGATTCCAGATGTCGCCTGTTCATCGTTAGCCGAATGCCAATCCTCAACCGGGGTAGCGGGGAAACAATACAAGTTGGCACCAGACAGGAACACgccagccgccgtcgccggggatAAAGGAGGAGCCATAGGCAACGAATCCCGCGATGAAGGCACCAACGGGCCTGAGTGGGTGTTAGTCTCGTGGCATGTTGTAGATATGGCCTGCTGGAAGCACTCACCACATGCAGTTGTAAAGTCCAGTGAGGGTTCCTCTCCACTGTTCCAGTTGTCAGTCGACCAATTCTCTGGAAAGCTAACTTATACCACGAACCTTGGGATGCGCCAACTCGCTCACGTATGTAGGCGCAGAAACACAGCAGAAGGACACCCCAAATCCCAGAAGAAACCGTCCTCCCAGAAACTGGGGAACAATATTACTCGTAGCTCTGTGATGGATATCAGCATCGTGTTGTTGCGGGGTGCGGTGAGGATCGTTCTTACTGGACACAAGTGCCCACCTGAGTGATTGTCAGTCTAGGTCAAGAGGAGGTTGTAGAGTAGAGGCAAACTCACGATGATCAAGACGGCGCCAGTGAACATTCCCCAGCGACGACCGAGAAGGTCGTTGACAGGTCCCGTGAAAGCGATGGCGCAAACTGATCCCACGTTGTACCTATTTCCGTCCAGTCAGGAATCAgagtccccctccccccactATGGGTCTATCGTTATGACTTACATCATGAACACTATACCGGTCGATGAGCCCGAGGTTTTCCTGTCATGGCGTTAGCATACACAATTCACGTTGCATAGCTCGATGCAAACAAGTCACCATCACGTACATGTTGAACGTCCGCTGGTACGACTTCATTCCGTTGAGCGAGCCCATGAGAGATCCGTCCTGTGAGGTTCACCGTCAGCTCAAGCATCCACATATCACGACCGGGAGGTTGAAGCTCACATATCCGTTGAGCGCACCACAGCAGTACGCAACGAAGAGGACTCCGTAGAGATGCCACATGGACTTTGTCCACGGCGAGTAATtgccgtcttcgacctcgtGGGCGATCTCGTGGGCGGCAACGGCCGCCACCACGTCGGGGGGCGCGTCTTCCGTGACATCGTTGTTGTAGAGGTCTCTtttctcgtcggcgaccgTGGAGGTCTGCTTGGTAGGGTCGACCATGACGGGCAAGCAACAATCGCAACGTACGTCAGTCGCTGCTGGGAAGAGATGAAAGGTGTGCGACCACAGGAGTCTTGGGGGGAGAGCAATCGATCAGCCTCTCTCCCCCGGATCGACGCGCTCTTCGCCTTTTATAACAAAGCTCCTGATCCATCCTAACGGTTCGCTTACTCGCCGCGTCTAGGCCATATTACCACATCTAACCCAACACGATGGCGACGAatgcgtgtgtgtggtcACACCTGTTTGCTCTCCGCCCGCTTGGCAGCTGCATATGCACGTCCATGGCTTCACTCTGGCAAAAAAGAGAGACCTTGGGGCCATCCCCGCAATTTTGTCTTCCCCAATTTACCCCGGAGTCTGCAGACTGTGCCATCCCCAAGTCGATCACATGAGAAAGGGGACTGGTTCATCGACGGGCGGACTGGACAAATCCGGGTTCTGTCCGGCGCGGTGGATGCAACGTCTCACGGTGGGAAATTGAACCGCATCACCGAGAGGCGTCGTGATTGGAGGGGCTAACTCGAGAAACCGCTCTGTGTCCAGGGCTTCGGCGATCGTTGGCTGGTGTGGGTTGGATGGCCGGCTCCGGATTCCCCGCGCTTGACTAAGTGAAGGGCAGACGGTTTTGTTAACAGTAGCTCTAGCAAGACCATGGTACTCATCCCCCTATCCCAGAAGAGTATTTCTTAAAGCTGCAGTTGGCAACAATCCAGACTGCTGGGATGAGGCTCCATTTACCCAGTTTTCTACTTTTCGCGCCATGTCAACCCGTCTTGATGGGCGGAACGGTTGACCATCTCACGAGAAAGATCCTTTGGGACGACACACCATGCACTGTTGGCGACTGTAGCTTGAGGCGCGCTACTATCCTGCGTCTTGGCCGGCAATCGTCGGGCTTCGCGGTGCCGGCCGGGGAACCGGACCGAGCCAGGGGGGCTTAACACTGGCTAGGTAACCAACCACATAGGCTTGATTCGGACAAGCATCGTCTTGGGTGGAGGGATTCTGAACCTTTGCTGCCAGTCTACATTCCTCTTGGCATGTCATATTTTTACCCTAACAGAAAATTCGGCAGAACAGAACAAGAATGAGCAGCAGAAACTCCAGCAGTCCTGTTGGAACCGATGCCAAAAGCCTAGACGGGCCTAGGCTCTTTGGAGAAGCCCCGCTATCTGCAGCTTTCTTCTCCAAGGCTCCATCCAACACGAGAGAGACGAACAGTCTGACGCTCGTTGGATGCGTTGACTTGGCGGAGGAGTTGTGGACATGCCTCTCGCCTCTTGAGACCCGAAAGACCTGGCTGGCCGTGGGTCTGGAGGATTGGTCAACTCCTGGCCTCCCAATCCCGACCCTTGCCAGACATTTAGTGTACGTTCTCCTCATTTTCTCCAAATTCAAGGCTCTCGACCTCAAGTACAAAATCCTGAGTTGTTGGAGGTGTACCCATGACCCATGTTTCTGCCTTTATCCTATTCCAGTCCTTCAATGAGAAGGGATGCTTTTTGTACACGACTATGACGACATCAACTGCTGTCCCTGGTATCTTTCTCATGCGGGACTCATTCCCAAGACAGCATGTCGGACTTTGCACGGCGATGAGTGGCTGCTCTCCCTCGGCCCATCACCCCGCTTTGTCTTCCCACTTTCACCCGAACCCCCAGCTTTGTAAAATAAGGGGAAAATGGGTTATGCGGGCCTCGACTCACTCTGATTAGTGGAGCTCATGGTCGGTCTTCACCTGATATTTGCAGCGCTCCCCCCCAGGGGTTGAACCACCGCAACGCCGGTATGACCTGACCGAGAATGTGTATGACCTATTCTCCAATGCAGACTCTGCAGCTTGTGGAGTATGAAGGCATCTCGTTAGATGTTTTATGGCAACATGGCTAGAAATTCTGCACAACGTCATTCACCAACAGACTATCGAAATTGACAGAATATTTACATCCCAGCTGAGAAGTCTACCTGTTTTGAGCGAATGCTTCAGTTGGATTATAAGCAAAGCCTTGACCGGCCAacgacctcgtcatcatccgcAGCTTACGAAATGCCAATTTGCCCTTTGCCCCTCTTCGTTCGTAAGAATACATCATCTTATGGCTGAGGGAGTTACTCGAAAATGTCACTCCATCTGCGTACTTTATTCTCCAGCCAACTGCGCAAAGAGCTGCTAGCTGGGGGGCGCAGTCGACCCTTCTATATGACTTCAGGAAATCACTCCGTTGTTTTGGCTTCAACTTTGAAACCCATGTTTGCGTCTTGGAACAGGAAAAAATGACATTTCTACTTTGTGTGCGTTACATCCACAGACTGATGACATGCGTGAGCAGAGGCGCCGTTGACTATATAATTGACCAGACCTTCACTTCCACGCTGTTTATGATCTTCGTGGGATATATTTGACCCATAAAACCTCCATATCCGCTGAATTCAGGTGATCAAGGCGTATCGTCTTTGTCGTCGATATCATCATCCAGCAAGAGGAACTATGTGGTGATAGACACTCAAAAAGTTAAGATCATTAGGCACTAGTTGTAGATGTCTCAGGTCAATTCACATAACCACGCAATGCATCAACGGAAGGCAGCTCTCACGTCTGCCAGGATTGCCTATGTTGAACGGATAAACAAACGCTACTCTATGAGTCTAGTCTGCTTTTACGGAGAAACTCGACTGCTGGTATCAAACTCAATGCAAAACGTGTCATCAGCCAGTTTCAAAGCGACATGTCAACCTACAAGACCATCCCCAAGGTCCGGAAGCAAACCCGTCGTTCTCCGTCTTGGCGAGGACATCCAGTTCAACCACAACTACTATAACGATGTCTTCGCGCAACGCTTCGACGTCGTAGCCAACAAGGATCGTGGTCGACCACCCTACATCAAGGCCCTTGAAAATAAGAAACAGGATGAATTCCGCCCACACTTCCAAACGGGCGGCGAGATGGGCCAGTGAGACGACGAACTCGTGTCTCTCCTCCCGTTCTCCTCCCGCCCTCCCCagcttcgcctcggccggaCCCGGTACCCCAACGGTGCCGGCGccagcgaggaggccgtctCGGACCCCGCCCCCTTTGTGATTCTCTCCGTCTTTCGCAACGTTTAGCGCTCACAGCAGGTCGCGCGTACGTACGACCCGGACGAGTATCTCGTGATGCACCTGCTCCTCAGCACCATTTCGTGGAATCCGCGCGGTCACgtcctcggcatcatcggACTGAGCCATGTCAGCAAGAAGCTGGCGTACAAGGCTCTCACGGCATTGGGGATGGAGATCCATTATCACGAAGTCGTACGGTCAGCGCCCGAGGTTGAAGAGGAGTTGCAGGCGACGCTCCACCTGACGTTGCACGCGCTGATGGGGGCGTCGGACTGCGTGACGTTTCGCACGCCGAACATCCCAACCTTGGTCAATGCAGAGGCGTTTGCGACAATTAACACTAGGGTGCGGCTTGAAAACACCGCGCAAGGGCAGGCTATCAATCAAGAGGCTCTGATTGCGGCGTTGTCGAGCGTTAAGCTCTCTGCTGCAGCCCTAGATGTGCATTATCACGAGTCTCGGGTGTCTAGAACCCTGGCTGTTATTTAAAGTGTGACCTTAACTTGCCACAATGCAGGGGCGGCTTTGACGATGCGAATGAATTTTGAGCTGAAACCTGTGGAGCACATTCTGCAAGGTTGTGAGGCTGATGGTAAGTCTGCGGGGGGGAACCTTTGACGCCAGTTTATCGAGAAGCTTTTGAGCTAGTTTTATACGAGTAGAGCGAAGTATCTCTGGAGAATTGCCATTCAATGTTTTGATACATGAGATGGCCTGACCCTCTCAATGATAGACACGATATGTCTCACCACACTCTTCAATGAACACTTCCAGAACGGACAGCCATCAGCTTTTCTTTGGTTGCCACAATATAACTGTTTCTGAAACTCTGATTTCACCACGCGTTGCGACGAGGTAGCGTTACAATGTATTCAGAAACTTGCTATGCCTGAGAGTCGCATCGGCATTCAGTTCCACTGGTGTTGCCTCCCAAACATGCTGGTATTCCTTAACTGTCGAAGTTTGACATCAAATACCTAAACAAAAAGTCGTGGCCATGTTAgagtcttcttcttgatctAACAGAATTTCGTGTGTAACTTCCAAGGTTAGCAAAATAAAGACCATTGTGTCAGAAACAACTCACAAGGCGAAAATCAAAAGTAAACACGCGAAGCAGCACCACGTACTGCAGTTTACTGTGCTACCACTTCCTAAAGAGTTGGATCACCTGAGCTATGGTAAGCTGGAAGTCTGAGACAGACATTTGACGAGGGCGCCCCAATCTCACGGTCTTGCCTGTTTTCTTCATTGCATCCCCCAGAACATTCTGTGACTGACTACCTGCGTTGATGTAAAGGGGAGCCAACACCCCACCAAAGACAGGAACAATATCGCGAGCTCCAAGGCCCCCAGTTGCCTGGAACACTGAACATGTCCAACTTGGAGTAACCACTTTTCTGTTGATGTTTCATGTTGGATACAAGTCTGGCCCTCAGAGCTTCATCGTTCTCCCGGGCAACCTTCGTTCTGATATCTTGCTGGCACAACAGAAAAGAGCCCCCTCAGTCATGAAAAGTAAGAGAGAATTTTCGACATTGATAGCATGAAGTATGTGTCACGTCCGTATTTCAACATAACGCCTCACAGAAAAGACTATTCATTATCAAGGTTGCCATTTCCGTGGTTACCTCCGTTCTGCTTCCGCATCTTACAGATCATGCTCTCCAAAGCAAGCACACGTTCATCTCTTGCGGACATTAGCTATACGCTATAAGTCCAAACACCGCTCTCCTCCCCAATTGTTCCTACTTTAAATGCTCCCGCTAATCACCCGTCACGACACAAGAAAAGAAATCTAGAAGGAAAAAGTCGGCGTTGTTGATTCAGATCCCAAGTCCATCTTCGGGGGCGTATGGAAGACACCAATCGACCCGAGATATCTATTCATCATCCAGCAAGTGGCATTTATTACGGTACAGTCTTTCAGCAACTGCTTTACTTCCATCCTGGCACGCTATAATATGAACACACAACAGCTTTTCCCCGGACGTCTGCCgtcctccttcgccttcatcgtctccCTTTGCGTGTCTTTTCACGCCGTGCACAAGGACGCGCAAAGTGACACATTACGATCACCAAGATGTTTTCCCTTCTTGGAGACATTCTGGTACGTCTGTCCTCATGCTGGGGGCCTTCCTTAGACCTCAGGCCAACGATTCACAACACAACAGGCCATATTCGTTCCGCCACGGAAAGCGTTACGTCCCCATGTTTGTCATGACCTCGAGCTCCAGCTGCCCACCTATAACCTCCACGTGAGCTGGCCCGGCGCCTCTCTCGCGCCCGAAGGCCAAGCGCATgaccgcctcgccgtcgtcaacttCATGCCCGCGGGGGTGACGCACTTTAATAAGATCTTTATTTCACGGACAGCCAGAACTAGAGATACTAGACCAGTATGGCCGTCATGTCGGGCAAGTTACTCGTAGCGAAAATGGCAACTCCCCAGGCTCCCAACAGCATCATGTCAGACAAGCGCAGGGAATCACAAAACACGTGTAAGAGTAAACTATCCATATTACGTACCACCCGTTGATAACGCCGTCGGCAAAAAAATGACTACTAGCGATCGGCTATTTAATAAGCTTACCTGCCGGGGGCTGACCCCGTCCCCAGCATTTCCCCTCATTGCCGTTCGTTGCAATGCGGAGGAAAACAGGAGCAAAGTGGGGGAGTCTTTCCCACGGCAAACCACAACTGTGGTTCTACAGTGCATTCTGGTCCGATCGGACTCGTACGGCCTCCGGGCCAAGCCTCTCGGACGAGATATCGGAGGTTGTGATAAATAGCTATCTGTCCCGCCAAGACTGCTGTTCCCGGTTTGTGGGCCGGGAGGGCATCATGAGGGGGATGGGATCCCCTTCGGCGGTGAACACCTCACCAGTTGAGGCACGTCAGTCTTGACATGAGATCCTTCGCCTCTTTCCTGAAGCTGGGCGCTTCCCCACAATGCCCACTGCCGAACAATCCTGCGAATTGAGACATCGATCTAAGAGCCGAGGAGCGCTTCGTCGGCGCGAAAGCCAAGACGCAGTGAAGAGGGTCACGATATCCGTCATCAAGTCTCCTCCCACAATCATACGTGTGCCTAGAAGCCGTACTCCTGGAGGAGATAAGACAGGCACCTTTCTCTAGTACTGGACCATACCGGGATGACTACTTAAGAGAAGATGTGAGGCCCTCAGGATTGGATACTTAATGCAGGAACAGCCTCTTTGTGTCACAACCTACTGTTCACCACATCACTTTGTCATTTCTAGGGTTCTTTTCGAGCTCAACAACAATGGGAATCCAATATCTTTCCAGagcgctcgtcgtcgttctaGGCGCGAGCTCAATAGCAGCGTCTTCCCTACTCCCCCGCCAGAGCAATGGAACCAGCGGCGCCACCAGCCCATACTTGGACGCTGTGTCAGAGTACATCGactccatcgtcgacgacctgtGGCCCATCAACAAAGAAATTCATGACAACCCGGAACTCGGATATGAGGAGGTCAAGGCTCACGATCTCCTCACTTCCTTCATGGAGTCTCACGAGGGATGGAACGTGACTAAGTCCATCTACAACATCAGCACTGCGTTCGTAGCCGTGTTTGAGGGCAGCGGCGATGGGCCTGTCGTGTCCTTCAACGCCGAGTATGGTGAGTTGACAATGCCAAAGCGCCCGAGTGAGACCAAAGCAAGTGTTGATAAGTCGTTACAGATGCTTTACCAGGACTTGGACATGCTTGTGGCCACAACCTCATCGCCACGGCTTCCATTGGAGGAGCTCTCGCCACCGCGGAGATCATGCGTGCCCAGAACCTTCCAGGCAAAGTCATTTTGTTCGGCACTCCTGCTGAAGAGAGTAAGATTACTACACTCCGTCACCTTTGATACACGATGGAAGCTGATCCAGATGTCCAGGTCTTGGTGGCAAGGTCAAGTTGCTCGAAGCGGGCGCCTTCAGAGACCACAACATCGACATCTCCCTCATCACCCACCCCACAGCGGGAGGGGACTCGCCCTACATGATCACCACCTCCACGGACCGCTTCGAAGTGGAATACTACGGCAAAGAGGCCCACGCCGCGGCCCAACCCTGGGAGGGCGTCAACGCCCAAGACGCACTCATTCTTGCCAACAATgccatcgccctcctccgccagcagaCCCGGTCCACGGACAAGATCCACGGCATCATCACCTCGGCCGGCACGCGCATCAACATCATCCCCGCGTTGGCCCAGGCCTCGTTCCAGATCCgctccgccgacgacgaggcgctcgaggagtGGACGGAGCGCGTCATGAAGTgcttcgacgccggcgcgctGGCCACGGGCGCCGAGCTGAACGTCACCATGCGCCCGTACGGGTACTCCAACATGGTCTCCAACGACGTGCTCGCTTCTTCGTACACGAGGTACTTTACTGAGCTGGGGGGCGAGCTCCccgatgccgacgtcgacaagctGCGCGACCCAAGCGGTAGCACCGACCAGGGCAACATCAGCCACGACTTCCCGACCATCAGCCCGTACTTTGCCATCACCAACGAGAACGGCAGCGTTCCGTCCGGGGGAACCCACACTGCCGCTTTCGAGGTTGCGGCGGGCAGCCGTCCAGCCTTCGAAAAGGCTATCATGGTCGCCAAGAGCATCGCTggcgttgccgtcgacgtgTTAACGGTTGACGGCATGCTTGAACAGATCAAGGAAGAGTTTGAGGCCACGCAAAGCAAGCGAAGAAAGCGCCGCTTCGTTCACTGAGTCTTCTAGTTTTACGGTCTCAGCTAGGTACAACCTAGAGTAAATTAAATTAAATTCTTGGTGTGCAGCACTCTGTCTGCTGGTTTTCAATGGATCTTGTGTACGATAGAGCATGATTAGATGAAAGCATTACGTTTTTTAGCGTTCGTTTTCAAGGACTTTTTCACAGAAAAAATGTCCTAGAAGCCCAATGTAACGTTTCTATACCCAGAGATGTGCCTCCCATTTCGGAGGATGTCATAAGCAACAGATTTAGGGAATGAAAAATCAGAAGCGTAACCCATCAAGTGCAGGCTAACCCCATGTCTGCCAAGAGCTAGGATGTTCTATCTTTATTCCAAGAGTATCAGCTTGTTTTGCATAGCGCATATTTTAGGTCTAGGAAAAGTAAATAATAAACAGTGGTTAACCCTTCTAAGTTTGGTTCTGAGAGGACAATCAAGGTAGAATACTCTTGAGACTAATCACGTAATGTAGACAAGCAGCTCCTGCAATCCAAAATGGCTAGCGAAGCACTTGTGCTTCACGGCAAATTCAAATATCGGCCCAAATCTCTTGAACTTCCCAAGTGACAAATTTTACCAGTCGTGCTCATCCCTTGGCGAGAGTTGGCTCAAGTCTTCTGTGGTAGGTGAGAATGAACCTGACGGCTACGACCAGAGATCCTCAGGGCATCTCTGCGATGCAACAGGGGACGCGACAAGCCATTGATCCATAACCCTCCGGTCTCAGGATCACTAATAGAGTCAAAAACTTGAGAATATCAAACAAAATGGATATGTAACTCACCCCCATCCGTTTCTCTCGAAGCTAAGGATAGAACCATGCGTTAAGCCTGCTTCGGCAACAGTTTGACTGGAATCCAAGGAAACATATGAATTATTTTGCGGCTGCTCCTAGCTCTGGAGTTAAAACTGAATCTTCACTAGAAACGTTATGACTTACTTTGGAGACAGAAATATGGTCCCAATCATCGGACCAGCCTTGGCTTTTGATGGTATATGCAGCCAGTTCCGCAATTGTAACACAAATAGGGATGTAAAATACCCCAATGCCCATGACTATGCCGTTTCCAAGGTTGTGATCTTTGAGAAATACGAAAACAGACTCAGCTGGGAGCCGATCTACGCCGATCTCCTTCAAATCAACTATCCTAGGTGTTCCCACCCAGAAGCAGAGGTGAAAGGGACGTACATGCTGCCTGCAAATATCATAGATCTTCTGTCGGTCGTCGGAGAGCTTTCTGGGAGGCAGCCAAGTTAGGTGATCGCCGAGAATCCAGACCTCAGTCTTCGCATGGGGATAGGTAACTGCGTTCCTATGCACGGAAGTAATCTCAAGGATGAGATCGTCAAGTGTCATTTCGTGGTTGCAGGATATTTCCAGAGGTCGACTAGGACCATCTTGAAGTAACGACCGCGAGTCCATGATCCCTCTCGAGCCATGATGGTGAAATGTTTCCATTGTGGCCACCTTGATGTAAATGTTTGATAGGGAATCTCTGGGAGGCAATTGGCTGTCGGAGCCTCTCCCTAGATGCTTCCGGAACAAATTTGAGTAGATGTCGCCGTAACCTCGTGAGAATGCCCACTCCTTTGCAGGTTGGCCATAGATTGTATCTATGGCGGTAAGATAATCATTGTCTGTGTTAATCATCGCTTCTGTGGAGACTCCGGCGTGATGTTGTCTAGAAGCAGGGCCCACCAACACTTCCATGAGTTGATTGATGATTTCCCACTGCCCCGTCACAGACGCCCAGATCAAGGGCGTTCTTCCATCTTCCTTATCGGCTTGAAATGGGTCTGCACCCTTTTTCAGAAGCTGGGCGACCATTTCTTCATGACCATGCTCGGCGAAGTAGGACAAGGGACTTCGTCCCCTGAGGTCAGTGATTTCGGTCGTGATCTGTCTTGTTTCAAACACTTCAACCAGCATCTTGTATGCCCATTCTTCGTGCTGATCTGTCGATATCACATGGTACAGAAGGCTCTCTTTCGCGTATGAAAAGAAATGGTGAACCTCCTCCCTAGATTTGAGCGTTGCGTTTCCCTTAACAAGCACTTTGCTGGCGTCCACGTCCGTCTTTTTTGATGAGCCTAGTAGTCGCAAAGCCAAGTCTCTGGTTCTCGTAGAATGATTGGTAACCGATCGGATGATGTTGGAGGGAATGGGTGCAGCCTGTATGTTCGGGGAGGATACCTTCGCAAGTTGTCTCTCGAAGGTACTAAACGTAAGATACGTCACGATAATGGCCGTCATCTCAGCGTTTGCTTTCGGTGCCGTCAGTTGTTCTCCCTCAATTTTGCAATCGTTGTGAAGGAATTGGCAGACACTGTGGTGGACAAGTCGGACAGTCagttcttcctcgtcaaccaCCAGAAGGCTTCCACAggacgccatggccgagcGCATGTTGTTGATGACGTTTTCCGGGTTCCACTTGGGGTTTCCGGGATCGATGCTTAGGGCCTCTTTCAACTCTTCTATCGTAAGAGGACGGCGAGAAATTGAGATGAGCCGGAGAATTTTAGTCTGGAGCGGCCGCGAATGTGGTGAAGCTGCGTTGAGTATCCTTTGAAACGTTGCAGGTAGACCTTTAGGCAAATCAAGCAGTGCTTGCCTAATTTCCTGGTCTGTATGCCTCTCACAGAGCGAGTCGATCTGGAGCGCCACCCAGAGAAACATGCCATCAGCTTCCTCCAGTAATGTCTT from the Colletotrichum destructivum chromosome 10, complete sequence genome contains:
- a CDS encoding Putative D-isomer specific 2-hydroxyacid dehydrogenase, NAD-binding domain-containing protein is translated as MQNVSSASFKATCQPTRPSPRSGSKPVVLRLGEDIQFNHNYYNDVFAQRFDVVANKDRGRPPYIKALENKKQDEFRPHFQTGGEMGHFASAGPGTPTRSQQVARTYDPDEYLVMHLLLSTISWNPRGHVLGIIGLSHVSKKLAYKALTALGMEIHYHEVVRSAPEVEEELQATLHLTLHALMGASDCVTFRTPNIPTLVNAEAFATINTRVRLENTAQGQAINQEALIAALSSVKLSAAALDVHYHESRVSRTLAVI
- a CDS encoding Putative NACHT nucleoside triphosphatase, P-loop containing nucleoside triphosphate hydrolase; translation: MALVPSTASSRWNAELRLAQAVSQFEADLTSDQKAVFNKQRLYRRTNPPDSSDVMRLTAEIDRQAAQKGRGVRCFGPRLTNVLQAVKQFASIGDVLVGGSQNIVACGVWTAVRMSLLLMANFSSHLETVSLLFMAVGRSAPRYQTLALIYPHSKNLASYLSEYFILIVQLCHRLLKFTQKSFLGQLAASLSDPEMKTFQTELEIWASNIREEVNLLLNQKVDDESSKNSRFRALSTKFSETQAQRQKLKHRLRVLNACSAHDHESTWKQTRKIGSTSLFSRHEEYDSWKASPRSSTLIWAGKLGSGKSVLMANIVDDLNLATENLKITVAYFFCRHDLAQSLEARNIIGSLARQVLDKHQTPSAHEETLQEGDLPAVMTIVEMVEMLSRCDFKGTRPMFLLDGLDECTQRERSLVCSTLGQLQNAFSLLVCISVRLDAGNSLDKDIRQLFNRSTLTMPRQHLEMVDFINATLEDCLTSERLNIGDPAIIVDIRKTLLEEADGMFLWVALQIDSLCERHTDQEIRQALLDLPKGLPATFQRILNAASPHSRPLQTKILRLISISRRPLTIEELKEALSIDPGNPKWNPENVINNMRSAMASCGSLLVVDEEELTVRLVHHSVCQFLHNDCKIEGEQLTAPKANAEMTAIIVTYLTFSTFERQLAKVSSPNIQAAPIPSNIIRSVTNHSTRTRDLALRLLGSSKKTDVDASKVLVKGNATLKSREEVHHFFSYAKESLLYHVISTDQHEEWAYKMLVEVFETRQITTEITDLRGRSPLSYFAEHGHEEMVAQLLKKGADPFQADKEDGRTPLIWASVTGQWEIINQLMEVLVGPASRQHHAGVSTEAMINTDNDYLTAIDTIYGQPAKEWAFSRGYGDIYSNLFRKHLGRGSDSQLPPRDSLSNIYIKVATMETFHHHGSRGIMDSRSLLQDGPSRPLEISCNHEMTLDDLILEITSVHRNAVTYPHAKTEVWILGDHLTWLPPRKLSDDRQKIYDICRQHVRPFHLCFWVGTPRIVDLKEIGVDRLPAESVFVFLKDHNLGNGIVMGIGVFYIPICVTIAELAAYTIKSQGWSDDWDHISVSKVSHNVSSEDSVLTPELGAAAK
- a CDS encoding Putative major facilitator, sugar transporter, major facilitator superfamily, with the translated sequence MVDPTKQTSTVADEKRDLYNNDVTEDAPPDVVAAVAAHEIAHEVEDGNYSPWTKSMWHLYGVLFVAYCCGALNGYDGSLMGSLNGMKSYQRTFNMKTSGSSTGIVFMMYNVGSVCAIAFTGPVNDLLGRRWGMFTGAVLIIVGTCVQATSNIVPQFLGGRFLLGFGVSFCCVSAPTYVSELAHPKWRGTLTGLYNCMWPVGAFIAGFVAYGSSFIPGDGGWRVPVWCQLATSGIVVIFVFFLPESPRWLVANDRHEEAAKILTALHGENDPDHPIVQLQMKEMLAQISSEASDKRWWDYRELWNTHSARRRLICVLGMAIMGQASGNSLSSYYLVTMMNTAGIDEEKKVLALNAVNSILGLFGSIIGARLTDRIGRRPLLIYSILFCSVTFAVMTGTSKMAVDDKTNTNAANATIAFVFLFGVIFSLGWTAQQSMYIAETLTTSTRAKGTAVGNFASSAISLVLAYSSGPAFEKIGYYFYLVFVFWDIMEAVFIYFFFPETNHRTLEELEEVFSAPNPVKKSLEPRNASTVLETMKVPNEKFVEA
- a CDS encoding Putative peptidase M20, xaa-Arg dipeptidase, bacterial exopeptidase dimerization — protein: MGIQYLSRALVVVLGASSIAASSLLPRQSNGTSGATSPYLDAVSEYIDSIVDDLWPINKEIHDNPELGYEEVKAHDLLTSFMESHEGWNVTKSIYNISTAFVAVFEGSGDGPVVSFNAEYDALPGLGHACGHNLIATASIGGALATAEIMRAQNLPGKVILFGTPAEESLGGKVKLLEAGAFRDHNIDISLITHPTAGGDSPYMITTSTDRFEVEYYGKEAHAAAQPWEGVNAQDALILANNAIALLRQQTRSTDKIHGIITSAGTRINIIPALAQASFQIRSADDEALEEWTERVMKCFDAGALATGAELNVTMRPYGYSNMVSNDVLASSYTRYFTELGGELPDADVDKLRDPSGSTDQGNISHDFPTISPYFAITNENGSVPSGGTHTAAFEVAAGSRPAFEKAIMVAKSIAGVAVDVLTVDGMLEQIKEEFEATQSKRRKRRFVH